In Chloroflexota bacterium, the genomic window CAATCAGAGCCAACACCAGCAAAACAAGCAGATCAACGCTCATGGAAAACTCCACATTTCGCCATTCGCCGGTCGCGATTCATTCTCGCTTCACCACAACTTGGGGCACAGGGGGCATATCCACGCCGCCCTCGGTCTTCTGGGGGGTCGGCTTGCCACCCGGCGGCACCGGGTCGAGAAGCATCTCTTTGGTGTAAATCGCCTGCCGCCGGTCGGTGAAGCTCAATTCGTAATCGTGCTCCAGCACGATCGCCTGCGTCGGGCAGGCATCCATGCAATAGCCGCAGAAAATGCAGCGCGACATGTTAATTTCATACACCCGCGCATAACGCTCACCGGGCGAGTAGCGTTCCTCGTCGGTGTTCTCGGCGGCTTCCACAAAAATGGCGCCCGAAGGGCAGGCCGCCGCACACAGCGCACAGCCAATGCACCGCTCCAGCCCGTTATCGTAGCGTTTCAGCACGTGCCGCCCACGGAAACGCGGCCGCACTGGGCGCCGCTCTTCCGGATACTGGATGGTGACCGGCTTTTCCAGCATCTGGCTAAAGGTCGTCCAATAACCTTTGAAAATCGCCGAAATGTCTTCAAAAACAGACATGGTTGCCTCGTTGATTCGTGACTTGGTCAAGTGGTTGCCTGGTTGCTTCGCTGCCTCGTGCCCGTCTTCCAACGCCTAACCGCCCAACACCACAATGCCTATGGCAGTGAGGAACACATTGAGCAACGCCAGCGGGAAGAGCACCTTCCACCCGAAGGCCATCAGGCGGTCGTAGCGCAGGCGAGGCAAGGTTGCACGCGTCCAAATAGCGAAGAAGACCAGCGCCAAAATCTTGAGGAACATGTACACCGGCCCCAGCCAGGGGAAGGCCTCTACACCCGGGCCGTAATAGCCACCGAGGAACAGCGCCGCAATGATGGCACTCATCGCGACCACTTTAATGTACTCGGCCATGAAAAAGAGGGCAAACCGCATACCGCTATATTCGGTGTGATAGCCGCCGGTCAGTTCTTGCTCGGCTTCAGGCAGGTCAAACGGCGAGCGGTTGATTTCCGCAAACGCCGCAATCACGAAAATCACAAAACCCAGCGGCTGGTAAAGGATGTACCACACATGCTTTTGGGCTTCCACAATTTTGACCAGGCTCATCGAACCGGCCAACAGAATCGGCCCCACCAGCGCCAGCCCCAGCGCCAGTTCGTAACTCACCATCTGGGCTGCGGAACGCAAGCCACCCAGCAACGAATATTTGTTGTTGGAAGACCAGCCCGCCAACACAATGCCATACACAGCCAGCGACCCCACAGCCACAATGTAAAGGGTTGCCACGTTGATGTCGGCCAGGTAGAGATGCGCCGTCCGTCCAAAGAAGGGCACTTCCCCACCCCACGGAATCACCGCGCCGATGAGAAAGGCCGGGATGACGGTGATAATGGGGGCCAGCGTGAAGAGCACCTTGTCGGCCTTGGCCGGGATGAACTCTTCCTTGAAGATGAGTTTCACACCGTCGGCCACCGGCTGAAGCAAGCCCCACGGGCCTGCGCGATTAGGACCAATGCGCGCTTGAATGCGGGCGATTGCCTTCCGCTCATAATACGTGGCATAGGCAAAGCCCGTCAGCAGGATGAGGATGAGTATCACGGCCTTGATGGCCCAAATGCCGAACATGGATGCGGTCATGGGCAATTCCTAATTCGCAGTTCCTAATTCGCAACTCGCGATCTCCGCCACCGGTACGCCCATCGAGCGTGGCACCAACACCACGCCTTCCGGCGCCTGACGATCGAGACGCACCGTCACCGCGTACGTGCCCGCGGCAACTTTGAGGGCAGCCTGCGCGCCGTCGGCCAGGCCGCGGCGGGCAGCCTCTTCGGGGTGCAGCACCACAAACGCACCCTGGGGCAGCCGTGGCTCCAGCGTGCCCGACCGGCCTACCAGCGCCCCACGGTCATAAAGCCGCGTTACGGGCACCGCCAGCAGGGCCGCACTCGGCGCCTCGGGGGCCGCTGGCGCTTCAAGAGATGGTGTTTCGCCTTCCCGCCCGGCAGGTTTCAGCGCCACCCCCAGCCCCCGGGTGTTTTCATAAGCCGTACCGCCGTAATACAAATCGGTGCGGCGAATGAGCGGATATTGTTCGCGCACTTCGGCGAGTTTCTCGTAAGTTACGCTCGCGTAAGTCGGCACGGTTTCGGCAATCTGGTGCATGATGGCCGCTGGCGACCGGGCTTCCAGCACCACGCCCAGGCGCTCGCCGACCCTGGCGGTCACGGCGAAATCGGCCAAAAGGCCCGCGGGCGCAGGCACTGCCGGGTAAAAACGCTGGACGCGCAGTTCGCCGTTGGTGTAGGTGCCGCCGCGCTCGGTGTAAGCCAGCACCGGGAAGACCACATCGGCTTTGCGGGCCGTTTCGGTGAGGAAAAGCTCTTGCACGACGACGAAATCGGCTTCGTCCAGGGCGGCTGCCAGGGCGGGGTCGTCGCCTGCGGGGTCAGCGCCAGCCACCACCACGGCCTTCGCCGCTTTGAGGGCTGCGGCCAGATCATCCTGCGGGCGGAAGCCCATATCCCAGGCGCCCTGGTCGTTGGCACGCGGCCACACACCCACCATGCCGCTGCCAGGTTTTCCTGCATGGCCGGTTTTGACCAGCAGGTGAGCCACCGCATGCGCTAAAGCACGCGAAGCCCGCAGCCCTATGCCTTCCTGCCCGTAGAACACCACCAGCCTGTCCGCCTCAGCAACGGCTTTGACGGCCTCGCCGCCGCAATTGCAACCCTGGTCTGCCAGCCCGAGCACAATTTCGGCTTCCCGCCCGTAGCGGTAGCGCAGGGCAAACTTCGCGTAGCGTTCGGTTTTGGTAAAGCGGGGGTTGGCAACGATGAGCGTCGCGCCGCGCTCAGCCGCCTGTTTCACCCGCAGCCACCACAGCGGCGCCTCTTCCTCAAGGTCAGAAGCCACCACCACGATGGTATCGCCAGGGCCAAGGTCGGCGAGATTGCTGCCTTCGCCCAGGCCAAACTGCGCGGTCAGGTCGCCGCCCGCTATAAACGAATCCAGCGCCTTGACGCCGCCCAACGCGTCGGTAAGGCGCGCCAGGTTGAACAAATCTTCGTTGCTCAGCCGGCCGCTGGCAAGGGCAAGGAACTTCCCCCGGGCGGCCTCCAGGCCGTGAGAGGCCGCGCGCAACGCTTCGTCCCACGAAGCGGGCACCAGTTCATCATTTTTGCGCACCAGCGGCTGGGTCAGGCGCTCGGCGCTCTCGGCAAAATGATAACCGGCAAAGCGGCCTTTGTCGCAAATCCAGATTTCGTTGACCTGCTCGTTTTGCCGGGGCAGCACCCGTTTGATGACCATCTTGCCACCCGAGGCGGCTTCGCGACGGACATCGAAGGTCAAGTTGCAGCCAACCGGGCAAAGGGTGCAGATCGAAGCCGCGGGGCGCATTTCCCACGGGCGGGCGCCAAAGCGGAAGTCCACCGTGGTCAGCGCGCCCACCGGGCAAATGTCGGTGGTGTTGCCCGACCAATAGGAATCGAAGGGCGGGTCGGAGAAGGTAGCCACATCGGTGTGGTGACCGCGCTGGTAGAAAGTGAGCACGGGGTCGTCCACCACTTCGCTCTGGAAGCGGATGCAGCGGGAGCACTTGATGCAGCGTTCCCGGTCGAGGATGATGAGGTCGCCCAGCGGCACATGCTTGGGCGCGCGCTCTTTGTCTTCGTAGTAAAAGCGGCTGGTTTCCGGCCCGTAGGCCATCGTCAGGTTTTGCAGCGAGCACTCGCCGCCCTTGTCGCAGATGGGGCAATCCAACGGGTGCGAGGTCAGCAGGAATTCCAGCACAGCCTTGCGCGCTTCGGAAACCTTGTCGGTGGTGGTGCGCACCACCATGCCTTCCATGACCCGCGCGGTGCAGGCGGTTTCCAGTTTGCGCCCCCACTGAATTTTGATAGAGCCATCCTCTTCATGCAGGAACTCACCGGTGGCGCGATCGCGCATCGGCCGCCCAATTTCCACCAGGCACATGCGGCACATCCCCACCGGCTCCATCTTCGGATGGTAGCAAAACACCGGAATTTCAATGCCGGCGCGGCGGGCAGCATCGACCACCGTGAGCCCTGCAGGGACGGTAATTTGTTGGCCGTCAATGGTCAGAGTTACCGAATCCGTCATCGTTTACTCCGAAGCCTCGGCTTTTACCGCGGCGTCAAAATC contains:
- the nuoG gene encoding NADH dehydrogenase (quinone) subunit G; the encoded protein is MTDSVTLTIDGQQITVPAGLTVVDAARRAGIEIPVFCYHPKMEPVGMCRMCLVEIGRPMRDRATGEFLHEEDGSIKIQWGRKLETACTARVMEGMVVRTTTDKVSEARKAVLEFLLTSHPLDCPICDKGGECSLQNLTMAYGPETSRFYYEDKERAPKHVPLGDLIILDRERCIKCSRCIRFQSEVVDDPVLTFYQRGHHTDVATFSDPPFDSYWSGNTTDICPVGALTTVDFRFGARPWEMRPAASICTLCPVGCNLTFDVRREAASGGKMVIKRVLPRQNEQVNEIWICDKGRFAGYHFAESAERLTQPLVRKNDELVPASWDEALRAASHGLEAARGKFLALASGRLSNEDLFNLARLTDALGGVKALDSFIAGGDLTAQFGLGEGSNLADLGPGDTIVVVASDLEEEAPLWWLRVKQAAERGATLIVANPRFTKTERYAKFALRYRYGREAEIVLGLADQGCNCGGEAVKAVAEADRLVVFYGQEGIGLRASRALAHAVAHLLVKTGHAGKPGSGMVGVWPRANDQGAWDMGFRPQDDLAAALKAAKAVVVAGADPAGDDPALAAALDEADFVVVQELFLTETARKADVVFPVLAYTERGGTYTNGELRVQRFYPAVPAPAGLLADFAVTARVGERLGVVLEARSPAAIMHQIAETVPTYASVTYEKLAEVREQYPLIRRTDLYYGGTAYENTRGLGVALKPAGREGETPSLEAPAAPEAPSAALLAVPVTRLYDRGALVGRSGTLEPRLPQGAFVVLHPEEAARRGLADGAQAALKVAAGTYAVTVRLDRQAPEGVVLVPRSMGVPVAEIASCELGTAN
- the nuoI gene encoding NADH-quinone oxidoreductase subunit NuoI, which codes for MSVFEDISAIFKGYWTTFSQMLEKPVTIQYPEERRPVRPRFRGRHVLKRYDNGLERCIGCALCAAACPSGAIFVEAAENTDEERYSPGERYARVYEINMSRCIFCGYCMDACPTQAIVLEHDYELSFTDRRQAIYTKEMLLDPVPPGGKPTPQKTEGGVDMPPVPQVVVKRE
- the nuoH gene encoding NADH-quinone oxidoreductase subunit NuoH, encoding MTASMFGIWAIKAVILILILLTGFAYATYYERKAIARIQARIGPNRAGPWGLLQPVADGVKLIFKEEFIPAKADKVLFTLAPIITVIPAFLIGAVIPWGGEVPFFGRTAHLYLADINVATLYIVAVGSLAVYGIVLAGWSSNNKYSLLGGLRSAAQMVSYELALGLALVGPILLAGSMSLVKIVEAQKHVWYILYQPLGFVIFVIAAFAEINRSPFDLPEAEQELTGGYHTEYSGMRFALFFMAEYIKVVAMSAIIAALFLGGYYGPGVEAFPWLGPVYMFLKILALVFFAIWTRATLPRLRYDRLMAFGWKVLFPLALLNVFLTAIGIVVLGG